TTGTGTAAATGGCCCCTAAGCCAAACCACCAAACGTATGAACATCCATCACCTCTCTGGCTAGTTTGAGGCCTTGCTCATAGGTCAGTGGCTTCTCCTTCATCTGGAGCAGACGTGCTAGTGTCTTTGGGTCATCTCGCAAGTCAATctgaaggaaaataaataaataaataaatagttaaacatttttaatttcatgtattttattttccataaaatattttatttccatttgaTGACTAATCTCAATGTTTGACCtgataatagaaaataaacaataactaatactattattactattattaataaacaaagaaACTCTTGCACCTGTGTTCCAATGAGGATATAGGGCACATGAGGCATGCAGGATTTGAGCTCAGGCACCCATTCCTCCTGCACATTGTGATAGGAAGCTGGATTCACAACAGAGAAGCAGATGAGAAAGACGTCTGTGTTGGGGTAGGAGAGGGGCCGCAGCTGGTTGTAATCCTCCTATATGACGAGTAAAGTAAGATCCGCTTTAGACTCGGTTCATTTCTCTTACTACTGAAATATGATTCAAAAGATCTTTTTGAAAAACAACCTATAAGTGAAAGAGGACAGACGATTAATTTAAAGGTTAAAGCTTCAATTAAAGCTTTTTTGTCTAACATAACCCACACAATTTACTCAATTTAcatgattatttaaatgtatgaatagatgcagccttggtgagcttaagagacCTTTAGAAACATTTCAAAATCCTCTGTTTAAGGAGAACCTGATTTACAGGTACACCAGGTTGGGGTTCACTGGACAAAACCAGTAAAAATTAGGATTCTGAGTCAATAAATATAATGTTCTGGTAAAATTTAACATGTAGAGCATCTTTATTTTCCATGACTTTATTCTGTTACTTATTATGAAAtgcaaatgaacaaataatttaCATTAGGCTCTGCACCAGCGCCAGCATATTGTAAAAGTCAGTTCTTCTTGAAAGCCATTGATCTCCTCGTAAGTGATCAATAGTAGAGAAGGGCCAGACATCACACAGATGCTCCTCTGTATCAGTGAATCACTTACGGGAGCAAGATGTACGGAATTATTTAACTTTCATTTATGCAGCAATGTGTGGTGCACTACATTAGTGAAGTCTTTCTGATTCTAAAACAGCAAATATTCGTTATTACAGCACATACTGTGCTTGCTACAGCTATATATCTTAAGAAACATTTACATAATCATATCATGCTGAATAGTAATACTCACACTTTAGCTCGCTTTATTACTTCAAGCAAAAAAACGGTCCTTGAAACTAAGTCAAATAAGTGACCCTCATTGAGTTGTTGGTAAATATTTATACTGTTATGCAAATCAGTACCCTATAGCACTTTTCACCAGCCTGGAATGGTATCCGagattgtaaaatatgcatataatgctattttccttttattgcatGCTTTTGCACACAAAAGAATGGCTTTTTccctcattatttatttaaatttatgcattgtTAGAAACTACATCCTGTTTAATAAATGTCACCCCCCTGTGCAATGTCAGCAACTGCCAAAGTCCTTATAAGAAAATATTCCTcatgggaaaaaaaagagaataacTTATAAGAGCAATCTTTCCAAGCCAATAAAACGGATGCTGATGCTGAAATTGTTTAACAGATGAATGGAAATGATAGTAATGATCAATCATCAAAACAACTGaagtttagtaaaaacacaaATGTGTCGAAAAGGCCTCATTTTAGTTTAAGATTGGGGGtggtgtcatttttatttttaaattgttaaaaagttGTGAGATATGATACAAAAACCAAAAATGTCGGAAGCCAGTGTTATTgtaaaaacttatttcagttagtctccAAGGCAAAATTTCAGATTTTCgtttaagtacaaaaaaaaaaaaaaaaatgaaacgaaACGAAAATaagttaaaactaaaaaaaaaataaaaaatacaaaacctcAAAAAAACATGAGGAAATTACTTAAAAattgaaaacatacaaataaaatattgttaaaaactatattttcataaataaatactacaatatcACCATCTTACACTGTAGattgaacaaataaaaatataaatagataacACAAATTCTAATTTGGATGGGTCTGGATAGAGAGTCATCGACTTCTcatgtaagtattttttttatgtttagacATTGTAATCTTTCGCAATATATATTCTAGGAATAAAACTCTAACAACTGGGGTCCCATAAGATGGGTTTGACAGGGATGGCTGATTCTATGATGCCTTTAGACACACAAGAAAAGTAAATAGCACGGCTGTGATTAAGATGCATCACTCCAGGTTGTATATGAGTTTCCTTTTGAAGAATCACTGCAATAAGCCAAAATCAAAGTCATTATGGTGGGCTGAGAGTGAAGAAAACAACCCAACCTGTAGTttcttgtcattattattattattatttcaagtcAGTGCTTGCtgcttatttacaacattatttaaCACAGGCTGTAAATTATGCTGTTAACGTGACTATGATGCAAAAGGAGTTTGTATTCAGAGTGATCTGATGCATGCACGATGCCATTTAGTAATGTTTTCAAGAGTTTAAATGTAAATCCTGGTGCCATTTCTATATTGATGAAATTAGAGTGTGTTTAGTAGGGGAACGTTGAAATTAACCTAGTGAAAGAAATGATTTTTGTGTCATTACTCAATCATCTGGCAAAACGACACAAAACGACTGCTATCTGGTGATGAATGTCATACTTCTCCAATCACTTTGTCTGCTTAAACCCCACCCCTTTTTTACAATAACTTTAAGCTCTCTTTTAAATCTGCCTCTATCCAATTAACAAATGACGGATATAACCAAGTCctgacaatttttttatttttcagtaatcCGTTTCACTTGGATCAACATTGCAGTATTGAAGAAAAGATCTGCTTCTGTTACATTGTGACTATATAGACTTAAGATGCATTAACTCACTTGTCCAGCAGTATCGTACAATCCCAGTAAGTGCTGCCTCCCAGATACTGttacattcactgtaaaaaagaaaacaacaacaaaaaagttaattatgcATATCTAAGAGCAAAACAGTTCAAAATATGCCtgtaaaatgtgtgtttgtcCAGCAGTGTTTCTGCTCCTGCTGTATCACATCTCTCTGATGTACTTCCAGAACTCTGGACCTGCTGTTTGATTGTGGGTGGGAACGGAGGTTGATTTGGAACAGGACAGCTCTCAACAGCTAGGGGTTACCAGTTTTGGAAAACAGGGAGGGAAGAGCGTTGTGTGTGCTTGCATACATATTTCATTCTGTGTTCCAGATGATGAGGGGGAGAGAACGGCTGTGTTGACACAACTAAAAGGAAAAAACCCTGACAAGTCAATCTTTTGTCATCGAACAACACACAATAGAAGACCACTGCTGAGATCAGGAGAACAGCTGGACTCAACATTTCACTGAGGTTTCAAACAAACCTCAGATATTAGTCCGCTGTGTGTCCACACTCTTCTCAAACTCAGTGCTCTGATAGTGGTTTGATAAGGCAGATTAAAGGAATGTGTGCATGAGAGAAGAAAGAAGGTGTGACGAGAATGGTGGCCCTCACCAGATTCTTTAGGCACAAAGCACCTTCTGAGACACCCTGAACTAAATTCAACCTTCTCAACTCCATGATAGACTGGAATACTGATGCCTGGGACCACAAAaagattttactaaatatttcatAACCCATCAACTGTACTGAGCCAAATACCCATTAATGCTTCCAAAATGACCAATAACCTTCATGTCAGAACCAAAGCACTTCCTGTGAACTGTAGATCTGACATCCTTAATGAGTCAAGAAGCTTCTGGAAAGTCATGAAGTCTGAAGTCATATTAGAGCATTGTGTGAATATTTATGTCCAGTTCATGAacaatttcaattcatttgattCAATTTACAAAACCATTCTGGTTTTTTGCCAATCCCCTTTCAAGGAAAGTCAGTTCACTCTGTGGCCATATTAGCTTGAATGGAGAAATTCTAAAAACTGCTGGCTAAACTcgcatttaaataacatttcaaataagCAACAAAATCTAACTTGAACTATTATTATACTCAAACggtgtttaaaaaatacatatatttcaggTTGGTTCAGCCAATGCGCATGCATGCTCACATCTCAGCACACTGACTGTTTCCATGGAAACCAGAGGTTATAACAGCTACAGTGACGAGATGACTTTACCAATTGGCAAGTATTCTGCCATATTGCTTGTATAGTACTAGTTTTACAAGTGAACAATCAGTCTGAATTTTGCGGTCCAGTTCTTGAGTCGATGATCCAGTTCCAGTGATTAACAGCTCACTTGTGGGGATtcatagaatataaaataaaatattgtttgaaTCTCATCATCATATAGTTTCATAACACTAAGAAAATACCACAAGTGGTCTATCCACTTTTATAATTTTATGGtgctcttttgaattttttttttttaatactttttcttCCTTCAtgaagattttttgttgttgttgttgttgattgttCTCCAAACaagtaacataaaaaaacttACATAATTTCAATAGTTCTAGTCAGTCATACATGTAAATAGCTAAAAGACACTAAAACCTCTAAAGCAGTTCTCATGCTAGCTTAACTGTTTCACAGGGCATACTGTTTGTTTGGGTTTATGTGGCCCTTTTCAGTCATATCTTACACAGCTTTTTAGTGAATACTTATCTCAATGTTAATTTTAACAATCATGTGCTCAACACTGGGGACACAGAGACAAATACAAAGCAGCACTATAGCTCTAGTTCCCCTAGCTTAGCCTCGTGGAGATACAGGGGGTCACTGAGGAGACGCCAGGGTGGTGTCTTTCTGAAAGAGAGGAGTGAGGAATTGCAGCTGTACGAAACCAGCAAAGCGGTGTTTTGATTATATGTGCTTAGATGTTCTTAACCCTGTCCTGAAGACTATAAAGATGGACCAGAAACAGTGGCCTTGAGTCTGTCACTGTGTATCAGCTATTCCTGTCAGGTCCTTTTACCAGCATGATTCTTGTCCCCTCTTGGGGCTGGGCTAAATAAGGACTCTAATCTTTTCCTCATTTACTGATTCTCTGACTCTTACTTTGCCTATAAATACAAAACCAATAATACAAAACAAGGCTAGGGCTATGTGAGGTGAAAGTTTGAGAGAAGTAGATAAATTAATGTCTGTAGGGATGGAGAAGGTTTGGTGGCTGTGAATCGCAGACTGGCCTGTGACATTGAGTCAGCCACTATATCTGCATTCGGTGAGCTTTAGCCTATAAGAACAGTCCAGCGAATTGTATAGATACTCACATGGTAATAGCAAGAGACTGCAAATTTCATTTAGATACTTTCCGTTAGGTCTCAAGTGATGACCATTTACTGTAGATGCTTTCACTGCTCACCCACAATTGGTATCCATTCTTCCATGTTGGACTGTTGTCCACCATCCATTCCCAGAAAATAGTATTTTAGCAATAAATGTATTGGCATCTTTGATCTGGTACTGGAATCTGGTAACCAGTGCATTGTGTACCATTCAGAGTGCAACTGCAAACTGTCTTATGTCAGTAAACGGGCTCTTGCAGTGTTGAGATTTATAATAggtttatatattttacaagtgGTTGGCATTCTTGAAGTgtgatttttttaagaaaaagctTGTACCACTAGTGTTTCTTTGAAGGCATCAGTGCGTCAAACTGCAAAATAAACCACTGGGTTTTATCCTCTTTTCAATTCATGTTGCTGTAGCACTGTGCTTGTCAGAGAGTCTTAGTGTACATAATCTACATAAACATTTTGCATAGCATAACTGAAAAATCCATTAATGTGATTAATATTGTATTCTGAAGCCAAAAGAATCTGCAAAGCCCTTACATGGCATGCGCTATAAGATTGAGCTTTTGCTTTAAATAAGCTTGACCACTCGCTCCACTatgaattttcatttatttacttatgaactcttcctcaaaaatatttataatattatttaaatggacccaaaaaataatttactttcaTGTCATCACCGTTATGTTTTGGGCCTAGATGGTCTAGAACAAATTCTAGTGAGCTATAGACATAACCATGCAAACATTTAATGCTTATTTCCAAGTAGAAATGATAAGTTCAAAAGAATGTTTACTTCTTTCAACCACTCCATTAGACAACTTTTATTCCTTCCAGCAACCAACCACTAACCAAATATGGCATATTGATACCATTAACCATTAAACCACATCCGCAAGATAATGGCATAACATTAGCCTGACTACGCcagacttcgtacttccgctcaattttagttcgcttctgtactcagtctgagatagcaaaacagccggccaatcaacgaacagagTGCGGGCTGAGAGCTGTGACGTAGATGCTTAGCGCCGCATATTTGTCAACaagaaactggggaggccaaagttcggcaaggcgataattgtgattgtgtcccCCTTGGTTGCTCTCACGGAGGATCAGGTTAAGGAGGCAGCAAAACTCGCTTGATGGTTTTGTTTTCGCAGCATACCTGTGTTTACTACAGAAGTTTGAGGCTGCTGAGCCAGCGAATAACACACGTCATAACAAAATGTCATGTGATTGGGTTACGGgtacaccaatgattttaaacttcagacaagcgccACCCAACGAGAAAGTATAcgcttgtcaattatgcccttccagactctgtctacgaagcaaagtgaagtagcagagtttggtattaccaggctaggATAACATAGGCAGCAAAGAATAAAATATCTCCAAAACTCAACAGAAATTATCTGGTTGTTTCTGGTTTCCAGTTTTCATTTATCTATATAACTTTTATTTATGTCAGTGTTAATAAACACAATCTTACTGATGggctgttgttttattttgtttagttcagAATATTCTTGCTAATGGAAAGGTAAAAGTGAAACCCCCATGGTTTACTGATCTGCCAATCCAAGAAGAGATCAAATCAAATGGAAAAAATTTAGtggaatgataataataataataataataataataaaaggtgtTAAAATAGCGATCTGGGCCGATACAACATCAGCTGTGGTGAATGGAGTGTTGCAGCACAAAGAGTTAACATTAGTAATGCACAGATGagtgtttcatatttaaaagtgcTACTTCCCAAACCTGTCCCTGATAAAAAATAACTATAGATTTCCaactgaatgtatttttttatattgaccaCGTGGCAATATCCACAATCCAATATTACTGGTGGATTAGTTGATTGTGTTAGGAGTCTAGTGGGAGCCACACTAGACAATGACTCATCTCAAACGCATTAACAGGCACTGTGTCATGGGCCGGGAATGTTATCGGTTTGTTTTGGATAAGGGAATTCTGCACCCATGAGATTTATAGATGGAAACCATAGTCCCACTTACTGTTGGGTTGAGCTCTAGCTCTAGTAGATTTATAGAAAAATTTTCTAGATTTCTCTAAcaaccccctgtaaaactagtcccgtccgaataggaaCAGCCTTCTTCTTCTGGAACAGCCTTCtttcaagaaataaataaaatcctttgAACGGTagtgaatattaaaataaaaacatattcaaaatacTAATATATTCTTTTAAACAATAATGCTATATCTCAAAATAGATGCTGCTTGCATTGCTCAGTTCACCATTTAACTATACATATAAATAAGCtgcttatttattaattatattttcactaataatttgattattatatgcCCAGTGCTTCCTATATTGTAAACTGTTCTATTACTGCTGAGGCATGAAGTtcatagtttttaatttaagacCAATTCTAGCATAACAACACAGTAAAGCTTTCAGTGGCCTACAATGGTAGCTCTGTCCTCTTTATCCTACACATTAAGCCACTATGTGACAATTCACTACTTTATTATGGTGCTTTGTCAAGGCCTCTCTCCAGGGGCCTAAAATGAAAGTAAGTAATTGATTGGCCCTGGAAGAATATAGTCTCTTTTGTCTCTCAATCTTTCATTATTTACTACTCTGTCTATACTTTAAAAACATGTACTGTAAATTATGACAGTCCACCTCTAAATGATGCTTAAGCCCTTTTAATTTTTAGAAACTGTGGCTTAAATTTGAATTCTGTATCTGTTTGCCAGCACACTATAAAggagccaaaaataaaaaataaatgcagttattctTCATGACCACTGTTTCATTTCCTTAAAGGTGAACAGTGTAATGTATGCACCACTGATGTCaccaaaattaattgtaaaaattggATCAGGATTCCCAAATACTCGCAGTCTTCCAGTGGTTGAACTGGTTTGAATTCTCAAAAGTCTTGTGGCAAGCTTTAAAAAAGCTTTCTTGTGCCTTGTCATGAAAaagtatttaaacattaaaaataaagaagacaATCAGCAGATTGTAGAAATGAAATCATTTCAGAAAATTATAGTATAttaagttatagaagtttaaagaCAGTTCgttgtaaatttattttattttatataaaataaatattttctaaaaaaaatatatataatttaaaattgctATAAATTAGAGCCTTATGTGTAAAGTTCTGCACCAAATTTTTGGTTAatttttctgtcacaaatgtacacatttttctCTTAGGAATAAGCACCAAATATAGAATTTTTgaactcagacctttccaacgatatgtaTTTTGTAAAGATTATGGATAAgttatacattttgtaatatgacacttGACACCGCCCACTAACAGGCAGAGACCAAAAAAAAGAGTTTAAAGTGCCATTTCCATAGTAACGCAATGCccaatttcaaaatggttttaacAGTATGAATTTTGAAGTTTGTAagctttcaaataaaatatataatttatgatgatAACTAAAATATGTGAtaggaaaaaaagacaaagaaaaaagagtgccaagcgtccctCCAGCAGGGTTTAAAAAAAACCATAAGAAAAATCTGCTCAGTCAGGGtttttattgctattttttttattagcaaaaaGTGCCTACATTGAATTTTTTGTACTGGGACATCCATGTAGTGTCTTCTGGATGACCTCACTCGTCAGCTTAATTCAACTGCAAGAGTAGACAGAGAATCACACTCCCTGAAGATCTTTCCATCTCATTCAACTCTCGAGAGTTTAAGTTTTACTCACTCCTTGAATGAGTTCAGTCTGTGCTCTTCTGAGCTTATACTGGCCAGTTGGAGGAAATTACAACACAGGATACTATTAAAATctcataaaaaatgaaaagggtTCTTCtctttggcacagcccaggtaaACATGCCTTATCTGATCATATGGCATATTAAAAAATGTGCAATAGACAACCCTTTGACAATAACTACCTACTTTAAGGTTCTTAGCCAAATAAAAAAAGCTATCACAAATGACAGCCATAAAGATTGGGGCTAAATTGagttttttgtcaaaataatgtTTGATAATCTTTGctttgttccaaagatgaacggaggtctcacgggtttgaaaccaattaatgacataattttgatttttgggtgaactaaccctttaacttttcAAGTGttgatgaaatgttttttaagtaGTATGAAAATGGGTAGTATGAATGAAATTTAGATGTAGCCTACTACATCCACCATGTTGTTACTGTCACGTGACCTACCAGTGTCTGTTGTGTCCCTTCACCACGATTCAAaaatcctctcctgtggcctcatgggatagtaaagtgccCATTGATGTGCACTTCAGAATCTCTGCAGATGTTGTAAGTCATACTTTTTGCCTACTGTTCTTTTCCCAATACTATGATTCGATACTATGAACTTTTCTCATGTAATGTTTTTCACCTACTATATTGTACGGAAGGCACAGGACTTATTTGTAATTCTTCCTACAAGTTCTTTCAAGAAGGTTCTTTCTTTATATTTGTGATGGAATTATCCTGCTGTTCTCAGAGGATGGTAAAGCGGTGTAATTAGGATTTGATCCTCATGGGATTCTGGGAGCACACATGTGTCATGGGGGATTTTCTCCAGAGAAACCAAAGCCTTTATGTTTTCCTGCAAATACGTTTAAGTCAGagagaacaagaaaaaaacaatggacaGCAACACATTTGTGACCATACACCACTGTGGATCTACAAAGATATAATGCATTAAGTACAATGTGTTTAGATTCTGCCTGTTCCTGCGACCAACAGGTTGCGGCACCTGCGGCCCAGCTTGCTATTTACATCATTTAGTAATGATGCAAAATAGTGCAAAATACATTGTCTTTTGACGTTGCTAGCACAGTAAGGTAATCGTCAAGGACCTTAAAGACGTTTTAAATACTTATTAAATTACTATATTTTTGTTGCAATTACTGTTTAATAACGAAAGATTCATGTCTGACACTGATCCGGAAGCAAAGCTTTCTGCAACGTACTGTAGCTATGGTTAGCCTACATGTTTAGTCCATCCCAACTTCTGTTTGCAAAGCAATTTAAATTGAAAACATTGTTGAAATGTATAAGCCTATGTGTCTGTGTATATGTAGGTGTGTACGAGTATATAAATAGCCTATATTTAAATGCAGGAAATACGAcctcttaaaatgtatttatatgactATTATTATTAACCTAAATTAAAGGGCTCTGAGCCTCCAAACTATATTCGTACCCTGTTTCTACTTTTCAGTCTGTCAGGCCTCAGTCCCCGCTCTGGCAGTTGATATCTCCTCTTTCAGGTGGCTATTCTTGGGACAGTCCCCTACCCGACTGTAATGGGGGGTGGATTAGGTATAGATACTGTAAACTGCACTTCATAAACAGGGATTTCAACTGAATGCTTTGAGTTGAAatccacctttatttatataagttagcgctttatacaaaacaTCTTACCTGCGTAGTGATCGAATACAGTCGGTACATATTCCTCGGGAAAAGCATCATTTGCGTAACTCATCAGCAAACAGGTTTTGCCCACAGCTCCATCGCCGACCACAACACATTTCAACATCTTTTTGGCCGCAATATCGAGAGGATCTCTGTTACTGCCTCCTTCCTCGACCGCTTCCACTGTATTCTGCCTACTTTTCGAGCTGAGCGTAGGCATGATAGTTGGACAAGTCCAGAAACTATACTCTCCACAGGTGGCCAAGTCCTCGGTCGACAAGAAATCTCAGTCTTTGAGACGGTAGTCTTCGTGTGACCAGTGTTTAAACACTCGAGTTGGCGTGTCGTACGGTGCGCAGGCAAATCCGTCAAGTAGGTGACCCACGCTCTAGCTCGCGCTTGCAAAACAATCCCTCGCCATCGACCGCAGTTTCATGAAAACTCACGATAACTCCTACAACTCGCATTACGATATTTTACATTCTCCTGGTCCGACAACGGAACAGTGTTTGTGTCTCCGCTTTATTTCCCTTGTAACTCCAAATTCGCCCCTACGCGGCTACGCATCGCCAGTGTCAGGAAATCATTGGTTTCATTCCGAATTCCATATTAAGCAGGAGTGGGCTGGGAACAATAGGGGCTCTGtccactgcctcctcagacagggGACTCCAGCGGCACAGGAGGGGCTAATCTAACTGCATTTCCTAAAATATGGCGCCacagccattcattcattcattcattcattcattcattcattcattcacacacactcactcactcactcttctttctttctttcgccatcaaaatattaacaaattcgTTTTTCAAGCATTAAATTCCCGATTGATAATTCAGTAATTTTGAAATATCAATAATTTATCTAACCTTTTTTTTAGAAGGCGAAAAGAAGACTAA
The genomic region above belongs to Carassius carassius chromosome 18, fCarCar2.1, whole genome shotgun sequence and contains:
- the LOC132092572 gene encoding rho-related GTP-binding protein RhoJ-like, producing the protein MPTLSSKSRQNTVEAVEEGGSNRDPLDIAAKKMLKCVVVGDGAVGKTCLLMSYANDAFPEEYVPTVFDHYAVNVTVSGRQHLLGLYDTAGQEDYNQLRPLSYPNTDVFLICFSVVNPASYHNVQEEWVPELKSCMPHVPYILIGTQIDLRDDPKTLARLLQMKEKPLTYEQGLKLAREIGAQCYLECSALTQKGLKTVFDEAILTIFSPKKQKRCCTACRSCCAIV